In the Nitrospira sp. genome, one interval contains:
- a CDS encoding SDR family oxidoreductase, translating to MNRLQGKVAIITGGNAGIGEAIAKLFADEGAQVVVTGRRKEELDRVVKGIGVNGGRALAVAGSVTDEAHVREVVAQATRTFGKLHIVVNNAGIGDFGKRLHEIDDATWANVLDINLTGVFRMTRAAIPELIKNGGGSIVNISTVASLVGLRGLSAYAASKGGLDALTRSLAVDYAQDNIRCNSVNPGLVDTPMAAPLMADPASLEPIMAQYAIRRPGKPEEIAKMVLYLASDEATWVTGQTFPIDGGMTISKG from the coding sequence ATGAATCGGTTACAGGGAAAAGTGGCCATCATCACCGGAGGCAACGCAGGGATCGGGGAAGCCATCGCCAAGTTGTTTGCGGATGAAGGGGCGCAGGTCGTCGTGACCGGCCGTCGAAAAGAAGAACTCGACCGGGTCGTGAAGGGGATCGGGGTGAACGGGGGCCGGGCCCTGGCCGTGGCCGGGTCCGTCACGGATGAAGCGCATGTGCGTGAGGTGGTCGCGCAGGCCACGCGCACCTTCGGCAAATTGCATATCGTAGTGAACAATGCCGGGATCGGCGATTTCGGCAAGCGACTCCACGAAATAGATGATGCTACGTGGGCAAACGTTCTGGACATCAATCTCACGGGTGTGTTTCGCATGACGCGAGCCGCGATTCCCGAGCTGATCAAGAACGGCGGCGGGTCGATCGTCAACATTTCCACGGTTGCCAGTCTGGTCGGACTTCGCGGGTTGTCAGCCTATGCCGCGTCCAAGGGCGGGCTGGATGCGCTGACCCGGTCCCTGGCCGTCGACTATGCGCAAGACAACATTCGGTGTAATTCGGTCAATCCCGGGTTGGTCGACACGCCGATGGCCGCGCCCTTAATGGCGGACCCTGCCAGTTTGGAACCCATCATGGCGCAGTATGCCATCCGGCGGCCCGGCAAGCCGGAGGAAATCGCCAAGATGGTGCTGTACCTGGCTTCCGATGAGGCGACCTGGGTGACCGGCCAGACCTTCCCGATCGACGGAGGCATGACCATCAGCAAAGGATAG
- a CDS encoding shikimate dehydrogenase, with translation MDITPHTQWCGILGNPVEHSLSPAIHNAAFQKLGLDLVYLAFRVEVLGDAIKGIRALGNARGFSVTIPHKVAAIPFLDEVEPTAKHIGAINTIVVEDGRLKGYNTDASGALRALKEGGALLDGHRVLILGSGGAARAIAFALATGSNIAGLTILGIEEGERQRLVRDLRDKTGVPIEDGPLSLDMLRNWVPHVRTLIHCTPVGMSPKVDESCVPANLFRPELTVMDIVYNPRETKLLQEAKAGGCRTISGLEMFLNQAVMQFELWTKQPAPVDIMRHVLEARFV, from the coding sequence ATGGACATCACACCTCATACCCAATGGTGCGGCATTCTCGGAAATCCGGTGGAGCATTCCCTCTCGCCGGCGATTCACAATGCGGCGTTTCAAAAACTGGGGCTCGACCTCGTCTATCTGGCGTTTCGCGTGGAAGTGCTCGGCGATGCGATTAAAGGCATCCGAGCTTTGGGAAACGCGCGTGGATTTAGTGTGACGATCCCGCACAAGGTGGCGGCGATTCCGTTCCTGGACGAGGTGGAACCGACGGCCAAGCACATCGGGGCGATCAATACCATCGTGGTCGAGGATGGGCGGCTCAAGGGCTACAACACGGACGCGTCCGGCGCCCTACGCGCCTTGAAGGAAGGCGGCGCCCTGCTGGATGGTCATCGGGTGTTGATTCTCGGTTCCGGCGGCGCGGCGCGGGCCATCGCCTTCGCGTTGGCCACCGGGAGCAACATCGCCGGTCTCACGATCCTCGGGATCGAAGAGGGGGAACGGCAGCGATTGGTGCGCGATCTGCGGGACAAAACCGGCGTGCCGATCGAGGACGGCCCGCTGAGCTTGGACATGCTCCGCAATTGGGTGCCTCATGTTCGCACCCTGATTCATTGTACGCCGGTCGGCATGTCACCAAAAGTCGATGAATCGTGCGTGCCGGCCAATCTGTTCAGGCCGGAACTCACGGTGATGGATATCGTCTACAATCCGCGCGAAACCAAGCTGCTCCAGGAAGCGAAGGCCGGCGGGTGCCGGACGATTTCAGGGCTGGAGATGTTTCTCAATCAGGCCGTGATGCAATTTGAGCTGTGGACGAAACAGCCGGCCCCTGTCGACATCATGCGGCATGTGCTGGAGGCGCGCTTTGTCTAG
- a CDS encoding shikimate kinase produces the protein MNLVLIGYRGTGKSTVGKLLARKLGRTVVSTDAEIVRRANLSIPEIVKQFGWDHFRDLESAVCRDVAAQDQLIIDTGGGAILRPENVEALRKTGTLIWLTATVETITRRIGGDTQRPSLTGTKSFTEEIRDVLSERTPKYQAAATHVVPTDGVSTAQVVDRILQLTAGQSGR, from the coding sequence ATGAACCTCGTCTTGATCGGCTATCGTGGAACCGGCAAGAGCACAGTCGGCAAACTGTTGGCACGGAAACTCGGACGTACCGTGGTCTCGACGGATGCTGAGATCGTCAGGCGAGCCAATCTCTCCATTCCTGAGATCGTGAAACAGTTCGGCTGGGATCACTTTCGCGATCTCGAATCGGCGGTGTGCCGTGATGTCGCCGCGCAGGATCAGCTGATCATCGATACCGGAGGTGGTGCTATCTTGCGGCCAGAGAACGTGGAAGCGTTGCGGAAGACCGGAACATTGATCTGGTTGACCGCGACCGTTGAGACCATCACCCGCCGGATCGGCGGCGATACACAGCGACCCTCGCTGACCGGGACAAAGTCGTTCACCGAAGAAATCCGTGACGTGTTGAGCGAGCGAACTCCGAAGTACCAGGCCGCCGCCACCCATGTGGTGCCGACGGATGGTGTCTCCACGGCGCAGGTCGTCGATCGGATTCTCCAATTGACAGCCGGCCAGTCCGGTCGGTGA